A region from the Cryptococcus decagattii chromosome 5, complete sequence genome encodes:
- a CDS encoding tubulin alpha-1A chain: MREVISVHVGQAGVQIGNACWELYTLEHGLSPDGRLMEGSPSANDDGFSTFFSETGSGKHVPRSLYVDLEPNVIDEVRTGTYRSLFHPETMITGKEDAANNYARGHYTIGKDLVDSVLEQIRRLADNCSGLQGFFVFHSFGGGTGSGFGALLMERLSIDYGKKSKLEFSVYPAPKMSTSVVEPYNSVLTTHTTLEHSDCSFMVDNEAIYDICRRNLGITSPSFTNLNRLIAQVVSSVTASLRFDGDLNVDLNEFQTNLVPYPRIHFPLATYAPVISAEKAFHESNSVYEMTMSCFESNNQMVKCDPRQGKYMACCMLYRGDVVPKDVNAAVANIRTKRTIQFVDWCPTGFKIGICNEPPALVPGGDLAKVSRSLCMLSNTTSIATAWARLDNKFDLLYSKRAFVHWYVGEGMEEGEFSEAREDLAALEKDYEEVGIDSIDAEEEEGEY; encoded by the exons ATGCGTGAGGTTATCAGT GTCCACGTTGGTCAGGCCG GTGTTCAGATCGGTAATGCCTGCTGGGAGCTTTACACTCTTGAGCACGGCCTCAGC CCCGATGGTCGTCTCATGGAGGGGTCCCCTTCCGCCAACGACGATGGCTtttccaccttcttctccgaAACTGGTTCCGGAAAGCACGTTCCCAGGTCGCTCTAT GTCGACCTCGAGCCCAATGTCATTGACGAGGTCCGAACTGGTACCTACCGAAGTCTCTTCCACCCCGAGACTATGATCACCGGCAAGGAGGACGCTGCTAATAACT ACGCCCGTGGTCACTACACCATTGGCAAGGACCTTGTCGACAGTGTCCTTGAGCAGATCCGTCGTCTTGCCGACAACTGTTCCGGTCTTCAAGGTTTCTTTGTCTTCCACTCCTTTGGTGGTGGTACCGGTTCCGGTTTTGGTGCTCTTTTGATGGAGAGGTTGTCTATCGACTATGGCAAGAAGTCCAAGCTCGAGTTCTCCGTCTATCCCGCTCCCAAGATGTCTACTTCTGTCGTTGAGCCCTACAACTCGGTTCTCACTACGCACACTACTCTTGAGCACTCTGACTGTTCTTTCATGGTTGACAACGAGGC CATCTACGACATTTGCCGACGAAACTTGGGCATcacctctccctctttcaCCAACCTCAACCGATTGATTGCCCAGGTCGTTTCCTCCGTCACTGCTTCTCTTCGATTCGACGGTGACCTCAACGTCGATCTCAACGAGTTCCAAACCAACTTGGTCCC TTACCCTCGTATCCACTTCCCTCTTGCCACGTATGCCCCCGTCATCTCTGCTGAGAAGGCCTTCCACGAGTCCAACTCTGTCTACGAAATGACCATGTCTTGTTTCGAGTCCAACAACCAGATGGTTAAGTGCGATCCCCGACAGGGCAAGTATATGGCGTGCTGTATGCTTTACCGAGGCGATGTCGTTCCCAAGGACGTCAACGCTGCCGTCGCCAACATCCGAACAAAGAGGACTATTCAGTTTGTTGACTGGTGTCCTACCGGTTTCAAGATTGGTATCTGCAATGAGCCTCCTGCGCTCGTCCCTGGTGGCGACCTTGCCAAGGTCTCTCGATCACTCTGTATGCTTTCCAACACCACTTCCATTGCCACTGCTTGGGCCCGTCTCGACAACAAGTTTGACTTGCTCTACTCGAAGCGAGCTTTCGTCCACTGG TATGTCGGTGAGGGTATGGAGGAAGGCGAGTTCTCCGAGGCCCGAGAAGATTTGGCCGCCTTGGAGAAGGACTATGAGGAGGTTGGAATTGACTCTATCGACgctgaggaggaggagggcgagTACTAG